The following coding sequences are from one Anolis sagrei isolate rAnoSag1 chromosome 6, rAnoSag1.mat, whole genome shotgun sequence window:
- the LOC137097260 gene encoding gasdermin-A3-like yields MRNKDLLQELVFQLEESLETSGQCKLKADKPELQDLVENLQDHSGVIIPELAKAVVYFLEALDELQEEQLMLLEESVEKKIVPKQLELIDIILENILSNDEKKFTVDVQLLSEEEMLIMGAMIELSGVTIQKTQAHLSGTGEPAALVPLFVVLYVLSLLTKQEDD; encoded by the exons ATGAGGAACAAGGACCTTCTACAAGAGCTAGTGTTCCAG CTGGAGGAGTCACTTGAAACCTCTGGCCAATGCAAGCTGAAGGCAGACAAGCCAGAATTGCAAGATCTGGTGGAGAATTTACAAGATCACAGTGGAGTCATCATCCCTGAACTTGCAAAGGCAGTTGTTTATTTTCTAGAAGCCTTGGATG AACTGCAAGAAGAACAATTGATGCTCTTGGAAGAATCTGTGGAAAAGAAGATTGTGCCCAAGCAGCTGGAACTG ATCGATATCATATTAGAAAATATTCTAAGCAACGATGAAAAGAAATTTACTGTAGATGTCCAGCTCTTATCTGAAGAAGAGATGCTTATAATGGGAGCAATGATTGAATTGAGTGGAGTGACCATTCAGAAAACCCAAGCTCATCTTTCAGGAACAGGAGAGCCTGCAGCTTTGGTGCCCTTGTTTGTGGTTCTTTATGTGCTCTCTCTTCTAACTAAGCAAGAAGACGACTGA